One Bradyrhizobium sp. CCGB12 genomic window carries:
- a CDS encoding beta-(1-6) glucans synthase produces MWWWLATPITLARAPIDPAEKVQCVSYAPFRGEQSPLDAWTHIEADQIEQDLRQLKEITDCVRTYSMENGLDQVPAIAAKVGGLKVLQGIWLSSNRTKNFEQAALAVRLTKEFPEVITTLIVGNEVLLRGEMTTADLVSIIRSVKAQVSVPVTYADVWEYWLKNREVYDAVDFVTIHILPYWEDFPVKAKFASAHVETIRERMAVAFPGKEILIGETGWPSEGRMRDGALPSRANQARVVSEILSLAKAQKFRVNLIESYDQPWKRKLEGTVGGYWGLYDSVRRSLKYPPGEPISNFPYWKWYMGAGMGLSVLVFAVAGLTLRRRPWTPRLSAWLGVGISATTAGMLLGIGANKMYYESYGIGGWLLWGALLLAGILSPIFCAQAMVIGRSLPTFLDLLGPREGRKWSKLTAVLGLTLAVTAVIAAQTALGFVFDPRYKDFPYASLTMAVVPFALLMLNRPQIGQRPMAEAVFAGVLALSAVYVLFSEGRDNWQSLWTCAIYLLFALTLWRARAEQIQG; encoded by the coding sequence GTGTGGTGGTGGTTGGCGACGCCTATCACGCTCGCACGCGCCCCGATCGATCCCGCCGAGAAGGTCCAATGCGTCTCCTACGCGCCGTTCCGCGGCGAGCAGTCGCCGCTGGACGCGTGGACCCATATCGAGGCCGACCAGATCGAGCAGGATTTGCGCCAGCTCAAGGAGATCACCGACTGCGTCCGCACCTATTCGATGGAGAACGGGCTCGACCAGGTGCCGGCGATCGCCGCCAAGGTCGGCGGGCTGAAGGTGCTCCAGGGCATCTGGCTCTCGAGCAACCGCACCAAGAATTTTGAGCAGGCCGCGCTCGCGGTTCGCCTCACCAAGGAATTCCCCGAAGTCATCACCACGCTCATCGTCGGCAACGAGGTGCTGCTGCGTGGCGAGATGACGACGGCGGACCTCGTTTCCATCATCCGCTCGGTGAAGGCGCAGGTCAGCGTGCCCGTCACCTATGCCGATGTGTGGGAATACTGGCTGAAGAACCGCGAGGTCTATGACGCCGTCGACTTCGTCACGATCCACATCCTGCCCTATTGGGAGGATTTTCCGGTGAAGGCGAAATTCGCCAGCGCCCATGTCGAGACGATCCGCGAGCGCATGGCGGTGGCGTTTCCGGGCAAGGAGATCCTGATCGGCGAAACCGGCTGGCCGAGCGAGGGGCGCATGCGCGACGGCGCGCTGCCGTCGCGCGCCAACCAGGCGCGCGTGGTGTCTGAAATCCTGAGCCTTGCGAAGGCACAGAAGTTCCGCGTCAACCTGATCGAGTCCTACGACCAGCCGTGGAAGCGCAAGCTGGAAGGCACGGTCGGCGGCTATTGGGGCCTGTATGACTCGGTGCGCCGAAGCCTGAAATATCCGCCGGGCGAGCCGATCAGCAATTTCCCGTACTGGAAATGGTACATGGGCGCCGGCATGGGCCTCAGCGTGCTGGTGTTCGCGGTTGCCGGTCTCACGCTGCGCCGGCGGCCTTGGACGCCGCGCCTCTCGGCCTGGCTCGGGGTCGGCATCTCGGCGACGACGGCGGGCATGCTGCTCGGGATCGGCGCCAACAAGATGTATTACGAGAGCTATGGCATCGGCGGCTGGCTGCTCTGGGGCGCGCTGCTACTGGCCGGCATCCTGTCGCCGATCTTCTGCGCGCAGGCGATGGTGATCGGCCGCAGCCTTCCAACCTTCCTCGACCTGCTGGGTCCGCGCGAGGGACGGAAATGGTCGAAGCTCACCGCCGTGCTCGGCCTGACGCTGGCGGTGACGGCGGTGATCGCGGCGCAGACCGCGCTCGGCTTCGTGTTCGACCCGCGCTACAAGGATTTCCCCTACGCCTCGCTGACGATGGCGGTGGTACCGTTTGCGCTGCTGATGCTGAACCGGCCGCAGATCGGGCAGCGTCCGATGGCGGAGGCGGTGTTCGCGGGTGTGCTCGCCCTGTCGGCGGTCTATGTGCTCTTCAGCGAGGGCCGGGACAACTGGCAGTCGTTGTGGACCTGCGCGATCTATTTGCTGTTCGCGCTCACGCTGTGGCGGGCGCGGGCCGAGCAAATCCAAGGATGA
- a CDS encoding MgtC/SapB family protein, which produces MNELDDVLRLLVAAGTGLLIGIDRDMNDKPVGMRTLALVALGSALVSISVIEFQNLRDHPDAISRVIQGVVAGVLTGVGFIGAGVILHDSKAKTVHGLTTAATVWIAAGLGIACALGAWLLVCAAIAVTLLVLFALGWVERRLGLK; this is translated from the coding sequence ATGAACGAACTGGATGATGTGCTGAGACTTCTGGTCGCGGCGGGGACAGGGCTGCTGATCGGCATCGACCGCGACATGAACGACAAGCCGGTGGGAATGCGGACCCTGGCGCTGGTGGCACTCGGCTCCGCCCTGGTCTCGATCTCCGTGATCGAGTTCCAGAATTTGCGCGACCACCCGGATGCGATCTCCAGGGTGATCCAGGGCGTCGTTGCCGGCGTGCTGACCGGCGTCGGCTTCATTGGTGCGGGCGTCATCCTTCACGATAGCAAGGCGAAGACGGTTCACGGCCTCACCACGGCGGCGACCGTCTGGATTGCAGCCGGCCTCGGAATTGCCTGCGCATTGGGAGCCTGGCTACTGGTCTGCGCCGCCATCGCGGTCACATTGCTCGTGCTGTTCGCTCTCGGCTGGGTCGAGCGCCGGCTGGGATTGAAATAG
- the glmU gene encoding bifunctional UDP-N-acetylglucosamine diphosphorylase/glucosamine-1-phosphate N-acetyltransferase GlmU yields MTARSSLTIVLAAGEGTRMRSSLPKVLHPVAHQSLLAHVLAATPKGTGTALAVVIGPDHQAVAEEAKRIRPDALTFVQAERLGTAHAVLAAREAIARGVDDLLIAFGDTPLISAETFARLRAPLARGAAIAALGFRAADPTGYGRFIVEGDRLVAIREQADASAEERKIDLCNAGVMAIDGRRALDILGQIGNANSKGEYYLTDAVGIVREKGWEAVVIETSEDEVRGINTKAQLAEAEGVMQARLRKAAMEAGVTLIAPETVFLSADTVFGKDVTIEPFVVIGPGVSIADGTVIHSFSHIVETTLGKKVSIGPYARLRPGTSLGDGARIGNFVETKAATLEAGVKVNHLSYIGDATVGANSNIGAGTITCNYDGFKKHKTLIGQGAFVGTNSSLVAPVKIGNGAYIGSGSVITRDVPDDAMALERNQQTIREGGATRYRELKTGGKKPEK; encoded by the coding sequence ATGACCGCCCGCTCCAGCCTCACGATCGTGCTCGCCGCCGGCGAAGGCACGCGCATGCGATCGAGCCTGCCGAAAGTGCTGCATCCCGTCGCGCACCAGAGCCTGCTCGCTCACGTCCTCGCTGCCACACCGAAGGGAACCGGCACCGCGCTGGCCGTCGTAATCGGCCCCGACCATCAAGCCGTGGCGGAGGAGGCGAAGCGCATCCGCCCCGACGCGCTCACTTTCGTGCAAGCCGAGCGGCTCGGCACTGCGCATGCGGTGCTGGCGGCGCGCGAGGCGATTGCGCGGGGCGTGGATGACCTGCTGATCGCGTTCGGCGACACGCCGCTGATTTCGGCCGAAACCTTCGCGCGGCTGCGCGCACCGCTCGCCAGGGGCGCTGCGATCGCCGCGCTCGGTTTTCGCGCCGCCGATCCCACCGGCTATGGCCGCTTCATCGTCGAGGGCGACCGCCTGGTCGCGATCCGCGAGCAGGCCGACGCCAGTGCGGAGGAGCGCAAGATCGATCTGTGCAATGCCGGCGTGATGGCGATCGACGGGCGCCGCGCGCTCGACATCCTCGGGCAGATCGGCAATGCCAATTCCAAGGGCGAATACTATCTGACGGACGCAGTCGGCATCGTCCGCGAAAAGGGATGGGAGGCTGTGGTGATCGAGACCAGTGAAGACGAGGTGCGCGGCATCAACACCAAGGCGCAGCTCGCGGAAGCAGAAGGCGTGATGCAGGCGCGCTTACGCAAAGCGGCGATGGAGGCCGGCGTCACGCTGATCGCGCCGGAGACGGTTTTTCTGTCTGCCGACACCGTGTTCGGCAAGGATGTGACCATCGAGCCGTTCGTGGTGATCGGCCCCGGCGTGTCGATCGCCGACGGTACGGTGATCCATTCCTTCTCGCATATCGTCGAGACCACACTCGGCAAGAAGGTCTCGATCGGCCCCTATGCGCGATTGCGTCCCGGCACGTCGCTCGGCGATGGCGCGCGCATCGGCAATTTCGTGGAGACCAAGGCGGCGACGCTGGAGGCCGGCGTCAAGGTCAACCACCTCTCTTACATCGGCGACGCCACCGTCGGCGCCAATTCCAACATCGGGGCCGGCACCATCACCTGCAACTACGACGGCTTCAAGAAGCATAAGACGCTGATCGGGCAGGGCGCCTTCGTCGGCACCAACTCCTCGCTGGTCGCACCCGTGAAAATCGGCAACGGCGCCTATATCGGCTCGGGCTCGGTGATCACGCGCGATGTGCCCGACGATGCCATGGCACTCGAGCGCAATCAGCAGACCATCCGGGAAGGCGGCGCTACGCGCTATCGCGAGCTGAAGACGGGCGGGAAGAAGCCTGAGAAATAA
- the glmS gene encoding glutamine--fructose-6-phosphate transaminase (isomerizing): protein MCGIVGILGRGPVAEQLVDSLKRLEYRGYDSAGVATLEGKHLERRRAEGKLKNLEKRLEAEPLKGTTGIGHTRWATHGRPTVNNAHPHATERVAVVHNGIIENFRELREELEKKGTVFHTETDTEIVLHLVDDLLAGGNKPVEAVKLTLARLRGAFALGFIFAGDDDLMIGARNGPPLAIGYGDGEMYLGSDAIALGPFTDTISYLEDGDWVVLTRKSADIFDKDGHAVQRDKIRHAASTSLVDKANYRHFMAKEIHEQPEVVGHTLARYIDMATERVSLPVKLPFDFNTIQRINITACGTASYAGFVAKYWFERFARLPVEVDVASEFRYREAPLRKGDLAIFISQSGETADTLAALRYAKAEGVHTVAVVNVPTSTIARESDTVLQTLAGPEIGVASTKAFTCQLMVLAALAVAAGKARGALSEEDEIKLVHGLVEVPRLMADALIAENQIERLAREIAKSRDVLYLGRGTSFPLALEGALKLKEISYIHAEGYAAGELKHGPIALIDETMPVVVIAPHDRVFEKTVSNMQEVAARGGKIILMTDAKGAEEATVESLVTIVMPDMAAAFTPMVYAVPVQLLAYHTAVVMGTDVDQPRNLAKSVTVE from the coding sequence ATGTGCGGGATTGTCGGCATTCTCGGGCGCGGACCGGTTGCAGAGCAATTGGTGGATTCGCTCAAACGGCTCGAATATCGCGGCTATGATTCCGCGGGCGTCGCCACACTCGAAGGCAAGCACCTGGAGCGCCGCCGCGCCGAGGGCAAGCTGAAGAACCTGGAGAAGCGGCTGGAGGCCGAGCCTCTGAAGGGCACAACCGGCATCGGCCACACCCGCTGGGCCACCCACGGCAGGCCGACCGTCAACAATGCCCATCCGCACGCGACCGAACGCGTCGCCGTGGTCCACAACGGGATCATCGAGAATTTCCGCGAGCTGCGCGAGGAGCTCGAGAAGAAGGGCACGGTGTTCCACACCGAGACCGACACCGAGATCGTGCTGCACCTCGTCGACGATCTGCTCGCAGGCGGCAACAAGCCGGTCGAGGCCGTCAAGCTGACGCTGGCGCGCTTACGCGGCGCCTTCGCCCTCGGCTTCATCTTCGCCGGCGACGACGACCTCATGATCGGCGCCCGCAACGGCCCGCCGCTTGCGATCGGCTACGGCGATGGCGAGATGTATCTCGGCTCCGATGCCATTGCGCTCGGCCCGTTCACCGACACGATCAGCTATCTCGAGGACGGCGACTGGGTCGTGCTCACGCGCAAGAGCGCTGATATCTTCGACAAGGACGGCCACGCCGTCCAGCGCGACAAGATCAGGCACGCCGCCTCGACCTCGCTGGTCGACAAGGCCAATTATCGCCACTTCATGGCGAAGGAGATCCACGAGCAGCCGGAGGTGGTCGGCCACACCCTGGCGCGCTATATCGACATGGCGACCGAGCGCGTCTCGCTGCCGGTGAAGCTGCCGTTCGACTTCAACACCATTCAGCGCATCAACATCACGGCCTGCGGCACCGCGAGCTATGCCGGCTTCGTCGCAAAGTACTGGTTCGAGCGCTTTGCGCGCCTGCCGGTCGAGGTCGATGTCGCCTCCGAATTCCGTTATCGCGAGGCGCCCTTGCGCAAGGGCGATCTCGCCATCTTCATCTCGCAATCCGGCGAGACCGCCGACACGCTGGCGGCGCTGCGCTATGCCAAGGCAGAAGGTGTGCATACGGTGGCCGTCGTCAACGTGCCGACCTCGACCATCGCGCGCGAGAGCGACACCGTGCTGCAGACGCTGGCGGGGCCGGAGATCGGCGTTGCCTCGACCAAGGCCTTCACCTGCCAGCTTATGGTGCTCGCCGCGCTCGCGGTGGCGGCCGGCAAGGCGCGCGGCGCATTGTCCGAAGAGGACGAGATCAAGCTCGTGCACGGCCTGGTCGAGGTTCCGCGCTTGATGGCGGACGCGCTCATCGCGGAGAACCAGATCGAGCGTCTGGCGCGCGAGATCGCGAAATCGCGCGATGTTCTCTATCTCGGCCGAGGCACCAGCTTTCCGCTCGCGCTCGAAGGCGCGCTGAAGCTGAAGGAGATCTCCTATATCCACGCCGAAGGTTATGCCGCCGGCGAGCTCAAGCACGGCCCGATCGCGCTGATCGATGAGACCATGCCGGTCGTCGTCATCGCGCCCCACGACCGCGTGTTCGAGAAGACCGTCTCCAACATGCAGGAGGTCGCCGCCCGCGGCGGCAAGATCATCCTGATGACGGACGCCAAGGGCGCGGAAGAGGCGACCGTCGAGTCCCTTGTCACCATCGTCATGCCTGACATGGCGGCGGCTTTCACGCCGATGGTCTACGCCGTCCCCGTGCAGCTGCTCGCCTATCACACGGCTGTCGTGATGGGCACCGACGTCGACCAGCCGCGCAACCTCGCGAAATCGGTGACTGTGGAATAG
- a CDS encoding DUF502 domain-containing protein produces MNPRDDAPAPLDPIPEPHTGLMGRFRNYFLTGLVVTGPIAITLYLVWWFVTWVDGVVRPFVPLAYRPETYLPYGVPGWGLIVAFFTLTLVGFLAANLIGRTLVDVGETFLGRIPAVRAIYRGLKQVFETLFSGKGSSFRKVGLVEFPSPGMWSIVLISQSPNEDIARNLPGQEEHVSVFLPCSPNPTTGFFFYVPKSKIIEVDLTAEDAATLIMSAGVVQPGSAPDPKKAAALAGVANAARIANASTRQPQPAKVE; encoded by the coding sequence ATGAACCCCCGCGACGACGCGCCTGCGCCTCTTGATCCCATTCCGGAACCGCATACCGGCCTGATGGGCCGTTTCCGCAATTATTTCCTCACCGGCCTCGTCGTGACGGGGCCGATCGCGATCACCCTCTATCTGGTCTGGTGGTTTGTCACCTGGGTCGACGGCGTGGTGCGACCGTTCGTGCCGTTGGCCTACCGGCCCGAAACCTATCTTCCCTATGGCGTTCCCGGCTGGGGACTGATTGTCGCATTCTTCACGCTGACGCTGGTCGGTTTCCTCGCGGCCAATCTGATCGGCCGGACGCTGGTCGATGTCGGCGAGACCTTTCTCGGCCGGATCCCGGCCGTGCGCGCGATCTATCGCGGCCTGAAGCAGGTCTTCGAGACGTTGTTCTCGGGCAAGGGCTCGAGCTTCCGGAAAGTGGGTCTCGTCGAGTTTCCCTCGCCCGGCATGTGGTCGATCGTGCTGATCTCGCAATCGCCGAACGAGGACATCGCGCGCAACCTACCGGGACAGGAGGAGCACGTCTCGGTGTTCCTGCCGTGCTCGCCGAACCCGACCACCGGCTTCTTCTTCTATGTGCCGAAGAGCAAGATCATCGAGGTCGATCTCACCGCCGAGGATGCCGCGACGCTGATCATGTCGGCCGGCGTGGTGCAGCCGGGCTCCGCGCCCGATCCGAAGAAGGCCGCCGCACTCGCGGGCGTCGCCAACGCCGCGCGCATCGCCAACGCCTCGACGCGCCAGCCGCAGCCTGCGAAAGTGGAGTAG
- a CDS encoding NAD(P)-dependent oxidoreductase, which yields MSKTTSKTIAILAPGAMGSAVARRLSENGARVLTSLKGRSEATHKRAAASGMIDAEDAAIADADIILSIVPPGEAVALAERLAALIVRREKKPVVVDCNAVNVDTVRGIEEIIGSAQAPFVDAGIIGFPPQPGGKSPAFYMSGEYARDVAMLKDLGLDVRIVEGPVGAASALKMSYAGIVKGLAGIGSAMVIAATKAGAADALRDELALSQPAILARLEVALPDMIPKAYRWVAEMREISGFLGPDHPASQIYEGFARWFEHLAQDAKGGAVDADLMKAFAARSAQKKS from the coding sequence ATGTCCAAAACGACGTCAAAGACCATTGCGATCCTCGCGCCCGGTGCCATGGGCAGCGCCGTGGCCCGCCGCCTCAGCGAGAACGGCGCACGCGTGCTGACATCGTTGAAAGGACGCAGCGAGGCGACGCACAAACGCGCGGCGGCTTCGGGGATGATCGACGCTGAGGACGCCGCAATTGCGGACGCCGACATCATCCTCTCGATCGTGCCGCCGGGCGAGGCAGTTGCGCTGGCTGAACGGCTCGCCGCGCTGATCGTCCGGCGCGAGAAGAAGCCGGTCGTGGTCGATTGCAACGCCGTCAATGTCGATACCGTGCGAGGGATCGAGGAGATCATCGGCTCGGCGCAGGCGCCGTTCGTCGATGCCGGGATCATCGGTTTTCCGCCGCAGCCAGGTGGCAAGAGCCCGGCCTTCTACATGTCCGGCGAGTACGCCAGGGACGTTGCGATGCTGAAGGACCTCGGTCTTGACGTGCGGATCGTCGAGGGACCGGTCGGCGCGGCCTCTGCGCTCAAGATGTCCTACGCCGGCATCGTCAAGGGCCTCGCCGGCATCGGCTCGGCCATGGTGATTGCAGCAACGAAGGCCGGCGCGGCCGATGCACTGCGCGACGAGCTCGCACTGAGCCAGCCTGCGATCCTGGCCCGGCTCGAGGTCGCGCTGCCGGACATGATCCCAAAAGCCTATCGTTGGGTCGCGGAGATGAGGGAGATTTCCGGCTTCCTCGGCCCCGATCATCCCGCCAGCCAGATCTACGAGGGCTTTGCACGATGGTTCGAGCATCTCGCCCAAGACGCAAAAGGTGGGGCGGTGGATGCTGACCTGATGAAGGCCTTTGCTGCGCGCAGCGCGCAGAAGAAGTCCTAG
- a CDS encoding AAA family ATPase produces the protein MRRIIVVGSQGSGKTSLSRNLGRKLGLPVVHLDVLYWWPGWKPSDKTSFRTRVTEAIAGDAWVVDGSFSGLAFDLTLARADLLIVIDRPRWLCQWRILWRSAFDRDATRPDLPEGCPEQFDWKLMKEAWRYDTERVPVIEAERLQYGPDVPLLRLRRDRDIKGFLESVSANADD, from the coding sequence ATGCGCCGGATCATCGTCGTCGGCTCCCAGGGAAGCGGAAAGACCAGCCTGTCCCGGAATCTCGGGCGCAAGCTCGGCTTGCCGGTGGTGCATCTCGACGTGCTGTATTGGTGGCCGGGCTGGAAGCCATCGGACAAGACGAGCTTTCGGACACGGGTCACTGAAGCGATCGCCGGCGATGCTTGGGTCGTCGACGGCAGTTTCTCGGGGCTGGCCTTCGATCTCACGCTCGCGCGCGCCGATCTTCTGATCGTCATCGACCGGCCGCGCTGGCTCTGCCAGTGGCGCATCCTCTGGCGCTCGGCCTTCGATCGCGACGCGACACGGCCTGACTTACCGGAGGGGTGTCCGGAACAGTTCGACTGGAAATTGATGAAGGAGGCGTGGCGCTATGACACCGAGCGCGTGCCCGTCATCGAGGCCGAACGCCTGCAATATGGCCCCGATGTCCCTCTCCTGCGCTTGCGACGCGACCGGGACATCAAGGGCTTTCTGGAGTCCGTCTCAGCAAATGCGGACGACTAG
- a CDS encoding nuclear transport factor 2 family protein, producing MQVVFTKTEPPQWLLDMWKEIDDKTFGQGFDCFAEDAVCNLGVADWKGREAIRANLKAFIDSGFTALHHVSEYWDAGSLKVFRGVVDMTPDNPAMKTVHPTMTHFFYMDETDDTKVKRWVGAVGPVAFG from the coding sequence ATGCAAGTCGTGTTCACGAAGACGGAGCCGCCGCAATGGCTGCTCGATATGTGGAAGGAGATCGACGACAAGACTTTCGGACAGGGTTTTGACTGCTTTGCGGAGGACGCCGTCTGCAATCTCGGCGTCGCCGACTGGAAGGGACGCGAGGCGATCCGCGCCAATCTGAAGGCCTTCATCGACAGCGGTTTCACCGCGCTGCATCACGTCAGCGAATATTGGGACGCGGGCTCGCTGAAAGTGTTTCGCGGCGTCGTGGACATGACGCCGGACAATCCCGCGATGAAGACCGTGCATCCGACTATGACGCACTTCTTCTACATGGACGAGACCGACGATACCAAGGTGAAGCGCTGGGTCGGCGCCGTGGGACCGGTCGCGTTCGGTTGA
- a CDS encoding helix-turn-helix domain-containing protein produces the protein MKAGASDLKTRATSAGALLRQWRDIRGKTQLDLSFDAGVSQKHISFVESGRSIPSRQMLLDLAQALDVPLRERNELLLAAGYAPSYSDPALGAPAMTSISRALGRMLRQHEPFPAIVMDRYWNVLMTNEAAPLLFNCFIDMSARPTPRNLLHLMFDPAGMRPFIANWPQAGRSLLARVHREAVGHVVDVRTKTLLEELSRYPGVKPEWRAPSASDAMPTIPLSFVKDGVTLDYFSLITTVGTPQTVTAEELRLECMFPANDATEAEHGRFLRRYSG, from the coding sequence ATGAAAGCTGGAGCCAGCGACCTCAAGACACGCGCGACGTCCGCGGGCGCGCTGCTGCGTCAATGGCGGGACATTCGCGGCAAGACACAGCTCGATCTGTCGTTCGATGCCGGCGTCTCGCAGAAGCACATCAGTTTCGTCGAAAGCGGCCGCAGCATCCCGAGCCGGCAGATGCTGCTCGATCTCGCCCAGGCCCTCGACGTGCCGCTGCGCGAGAGGAACGAGCTGCTGCTGGCCGCCGGCTACGCGCCGTCCTACTCCGATCCCGCGCTCGGCGCACCCGCCATGACGAGCATCAGCCGCGCGCTTGGCCGCATGCTGCGTCAGCACGAGCCGTTTCCGGCTATCGTCATGGACCGGTACTGGAACGTGCTGATGACCAATGAGGCCGCGCCGCTCCTGTTCAACTGCTTCATCGACATGTCGGCACGGCCGACACCGCGAAACCTGCTGCATCTCATGTTCGATCCCGCCGGCATGCGTCCGTTCATTGCGAACTGGCCGCAGGCCGGCCGCAGCCTGCTGGCGCGCGTCCATCGCGAGGCGGTCGGCCATGTCGTCGACGTCAGGACCAAGACGCTGCTGGAAGAGCTGTCGCGATATCCGGGCGTGAAGCCGGAATGGCGCGCACCCTCGGCTTCCGATGCGATGCCGACGATCCCGCTCAGTTTCGTCAAGGACGGCGTGACGCTCGATTACTTCTCCCTGATCACGACGGTCGGAACGCCGCAAACGGTGACTGCGGAAGAGTTGCGGCTGGAGTGCATGTTTCCCGCCAACGATGCGACCGAAGCCGAGCACGGCAGGTTCTTGCGCCGGTATTCGGGGTAG
- the panE gene encoding 2-dehydropantoate 2-reductase: protein MRVLVIGAGALGGYYGARMVRAGSDVTFLVRARRAEQLQKNGLQVVSPHGDFAVQPKFVQANDLKDPFDVVLVGVKSYSLDDAMTEFAPAIGANTMILPILNGLKHIDALTARFGAARVLGGLANVSAGLDADGRVVQFMANQTIAFGEVDGALSERALALETLLQVPGIDARASETIMHDMWEKFVQLSTVAGITCLMRASIGDILAVPNGEQSIFRLFAECCTVATASGFEPRAPFIEFDRKLFTTQGSPLKASMLRDIERGSITEAEHILGDMANRARTLGIDTPLLDLARAHVAAYEIGRRGAGG from the coding sequence ATGAGAGTTCTGGTGATCGGCGCGGGAGCGCTTGGTGGCTATTACGGCGCTCGTATGGTCCGAGCCGGCAGCGACGTGACCTTCCTGGTGCGGGCGCGGCGTGCGGAGCAACTGCAGAAGAACGGACTGCAGGTCGTAAGCCCGCATGGCGACTTTGCCGTGCAGCCGAAGTTCGTCCAGGCCAACGATCTCAAGGACCCGTTCGATGTTGTGCTGGTCGGCGTAAAATCCTATTCACTCGATGATGCGATGACCGAGTTTGCCCCGGCAATCGGCGCAAACACCATGATTTTGCCGATCCTCAACGGGTTGAAGCACATCGACGCCCTGACCGCGCGGTTCGGTGCCGCGCGCGTTCTCGGCGGATTGGCGAATGTCAGCGCCGGGCTTGATGCGGATGGCCGCGTCGTTCAGTTCATGGCCAATCAGACCATCGCCTTCGGCGAGGTCGATGGTGCCCTAAGCGAGCGTGCGCTCGCGCTGGAGACTTTGCTCCAGGTTCCCGGCATCGACGCGCGCGCCAGCGAAACGATCATGCACGACATGTGGGAGAAATTCGTCCAGCTCAGCACGGTCGCCGGCATCACCTGCCTGATGCGCGCGAGTATCGGAGACATCCTGGCCGTGCCCAACGGCGAGCAGTCTATTTTCCGCCTGTTTGCGGAATGCTGCACTGTCGCGACGGCTTCGGGTTTCGAGCCGCGTGCGCCGTTCATCGAGTTTGACCGGAAGCTGTTCACGACCCAGGGTTCGCCGCTCAAGGCCTCGATGCTGCGCGATATCGAGCGCGGCTCGATCACCGAGGCGGAGCATATCCTCGGCGATATGGCCAATCGGGCCCGTACGCTCGGCATCGATACGCCGCTCTTGGATCTGGCCCGCGCGCATGTGGCGGCGTACGAAATCGGGCGGCGAGGGGCGGGAGGCTAA